The proteins below are encoded in one region of Belonocnema kinseyi isolate 2016_QV_RU_SX_M_011 chromosome 3, B_treatae_v1, whole genome shotgun sequence:
- the LOC117169489 gene encoding uncharacterized protein LOC117169489: MIEPGWKLIRILSPDNVENSEIKLSESRTYLCGRGQNKDIVCNSKLVSKDHCIFLRDANKIYVQDLKSAVEYHKCKSCSENYNKFLHYASKSYEDYETYSRTLISLLLLEVACGIKSEFTSIEKCPLFTECVIVTDSVTEVLITERNSFLLSFEIKIECTKGNILQFPIIGDLLSIEIIGENDNSYSLIFAYVSEISVGDKGDTTLFMEDEDVKLSATYTVVTKWLEFDIYKRHIKSLRVIVGVLVALNLVGALDKLKTSPLLPLILHPKSKSYSLSKTLRKFGLRSIDSCLENRESYPKRGTRDLLN, from the exons TACTTATGTGGCAGAGGGCAAAATAAGGATATAGTCTGTAACAGTAAACTAGTCTCGAAAGATCACTGTATTTTCCTCCGGGATGCAAACAAAATTTACGTTCAAGATCTAAAG TCAGCTGTGGAGTATCATAAATGCAAGTCTTGCTCTGAGAATTACAATAAGTTTTTGCACTATGCGTCGAAATCGTACGAAGACTACGAAACTTATAGTAGAACTTTAATATCACTTCTATTATTGGAAGTGGCTTGCGGCATAAAAAGTGAATTCACATCTATAGAAAAATGTCCCTT ATTTACGGAATGTGTAATCGTGACAGATTCTGTAACAGAGGTTCTTATAACCGAAAGAAATTCTTTCCTGCTTAGTTTTGAAATCAAAATCGAATGCACCAAGGGAAACATTTTGCAATTTCCGATTATAGGCGATCTTCTTTCTATTGAGATAATCGGTGAAAATGATAACTCTTACTCATTAATATTTGCCTACGTCAGTGAAATATCAGTCGGCGATAAGGGCGATACAACTCTgt TTATGGAAGATGAAGACGTTAAGTTATCTGCGACCTACACTGTGGTTACTAAATGGTTGGAATTCGATATTTATAAGAGGCATATCAAATCTCTGCGAGTTATAGTGGGTGTACTGGTTGCACTCAATCTTGTAGGTGCtctcgataaattaaaaacttcaccGCTTTTGCCTTTGATTTTACATCCAAAGTCAAAATCCTACAGCTTGTCTAAAACCTTAA GAAAATTTGGATTACGATCAATTGACAGCTGTCTTGAAAATCGCGAAAGCTATCCAAAGCGAGGAACCAGAGATCTCCTTAATTGA